AAAGCTTGCGAAACAACCCTGTACGGATGCTCAGAGGAGGGAATCGCCAGTACAGGGTCTATCGAGCCTCCAGCCACCTTAGGAGACTATTCAGTCTTGATAACTAAGATGCTGGAATTTATAGTAGTGGACACCCCATCAGCCTACAATATCttgctcgggagaccagccctaatcgggctgggggcagtcacaTCTGTTAGGCATTTGACCGTAAAGTTCCCAATGCCTAGTGGTATCAGGACGTTGAAATGAGATCAATTAGCAGTCCAAGAATGCTACAGTATCTCCACGAGGGGAAAAGGCCAAATCAATGCACATGCACTAGTAATTATCGAGGAAATTGAAGAAAGAATCCACAAGTTCGAAGAAGAAATCGACCCAAATCCCTGTAGTTGGCGCCAACAAAtaacattttatagagataaagtACCACAGTGCCCAAAGCCTTGTAGTTGGtgccaaccacagtccaaatggactATGGCCCATGCAGATGCCCAATAATATTAGGGCTAGgtcttcttttgattgttatattaatataatataacatcATGAAAAAAAAAGACATCAGATGGATTTCACATTATTTTTCCAAGATAAAAAtgattgtgagaagaacactcccTCATGTGTTGTGATTAAgaagtgtgttcttgtgtatcctaccaaatagcacaGACATGCACCTGTCTCAttctctttgtgcgagccatagtatGAAAGATGGTGGGCTAGGAGGCTAAGACGTTATTTGATCTACACGTATTCTACATCTAGAAAAAGTATTTGTAGgtttctattttattcagattcatgctCATGAGAAAGATCGCACTCTAGTTATGGCTCTTAGagtgattctttcttatgctataacaattgttattattgcattgaaatattatctcatgctttcgttgcactgtcaatcacatgatcaaaaaccaataGTTTCCTGATCAAGCTAAATCTTTGTACACTTGGCTTGGAAACAAACTTGTGTCTCACCAAAAATGGAAGTCCAACGTGTCCTGTTCATTTAATGGTTGAAGGCACACTCAGGTGTGGAAGGAGGCTCGGGTGGCGAGGGCCACTGGCGAGCAGTGAGGGGCGTCAGGGATCAGTTACGTCCGATGGCGACAGTAGCAAACCCTTGTGTTGAAGACGCACTCGGGTGTGAAAGGAGGCTCGAGTGGCGAGGGCCACAGAAGAAAAGCGAGGGGCCTCGGGAATCAACTACGTCTGATGGAGACTTTAGCAGATCCTTATGGTGCGCGTTCGTCTGAATTGTGCGTCTAGTTAGGGTGATTGGCTAGGGCCCTTTTCTTCTTACGATTGGTGTTGGCGTGACCATCTGGGGATCATTTGGTTCATGCGAAGGGAGAAGTAGGTAGGCACTGGTGAGAGCCTTGCCTCTTCTTGCGCATTGGGGAAATGGTGAGGGTCACTACTCACGGCGGATGTTGGTGATTGTTGCGCTTTGGGGAAGTGGCGAGTGCCACTCCTCACGAAAGATTCATCGCTTCGCGGGCCGCCACGTGGAAGTGCTgaattttgggtataacactcttaaacacaaaataagaacaaataatattaaactttttttaaaaagaaaagaaaagaaaaaattaacctcataaaaaatgagtaaattacAATATGTTTGACTTTCATGTTGGTTATAATAAAAACATTTAtaatattaaaactaaataacaatattaaaaaTTTTAGCCATTTTATTCTTATAaaaatttctcattttttttatcatgTCCACCAATAAATGGAGGAATTGTTTTTAGTGGACCTATGAATTTGCAATTCATGGGACCCATGAATTGCCTAGTTCCTCGTCTCTTTAATCCATCTCTCATTCAATCTTCCATATCAAACAAATGTTAGTTATAACATTTTATTGTTTCAAATAGTTTTACATTTTGTAATAAAAGAATAATAGACTTTATAATTTTAgtcattaaaaattattttttattaattaaaatatcattgttaattttaaattcaattttaaaaaataaaaataaaagtaagacCAATGATATTATGACATGTGAAAATGTATTTTTTTCAATGAGCATATAGTATCCAGGTGAGATactaattaaaatgaattttaaattCAATTCTGAAAATGtattttttctaaataatttaatataacaTTTTAATAACTTAATATTACTTATGATTGAGACtgtcatattaaaaaatttgttgaacaATTAGAgcccaaatattttttttaattgattttcacTCTACAAGGTATACTTGGTGATTATTATTCGTATTATAAACAAATACAATGGTTAaagtcttgtttttttttttaaaagagtgAAGAATATTTTATCTTAATCATAAAAGGAAATTGTGTTATCATTGAAGACACgtatataccatatatatatcaaGGAATATTTTCTTTCAGTTCAAAAAAAGAAACGAATAAGTATTATCACACGAGAAAAGGCAAGGACGTATCCACGCTTACCAAGAAAAGGAGGAGTGAAAACTTAATCTCAAGCCAACAATGATTCACACTTCTCAGAAGatgtatttatataaatataaagcgATACCATTCATAAGCAGTAAAACCATCTTAATAATATAGATTAATTTCAGAAATACTTACATAATGACATCTCGTATAAATCGTTCCCCTGATCATAGTTCGTCATCATCTTCCGCAGACGAAGATGACCGCCAGGACGTATTTAGCTTACTCATGGGAGTGTTCGATCACGATGATGAAGACGATGACGATCAAGATGAAATTTCTGATGAAGAAATTGAgggtaagtatatatatatacttcaaTGCTTATCATTGATTGATTATTTAATTTCTCTTTAATCTTAAAAATATACACAATTTTTAACTTATTTCGTAATGGTTTGAAATTAATCAAAGTAAGTAGTGAATCGGGTTCTCCGCCGCGTCGTAGTGAAAGTGAAGAAATTGAAAGttcaaataatattaataatggtGGTCGAGCAGTAATTCCATTTGGTCTTCTTCCTTTATTACTGCCTTTGTTGCAAGCCGGCTTCCTTCGTGGACCGGTGGCGCCTCCCCGGCCCGCCGTTGGTCCTATTCCACCACTTCAAGTTCCGCCGCCACCTAATGCCCATGGCCATGTACTTTCTCCATCTCCAACTCCAACTCCAACTCTTCATCGTAAGTACTGCATTGATTAATGAGTTTTTAGATAGCTAAGCTAGCTTTATTACGTACGTGTCCAGAAATAGGAGGTAGTCAAAATATCACTTGAGTAAAATTATAAATGTAATGTATGATCAAGAATTTTCATTTTCATAATAGTAATAGTAGGTATAAACTTATTGATGGTTGATTAAGCAATTAAGCTATATATAATAATCGTTTTGTTTTTTTTCCTAATAATAAATGGCTTCTTTTTAAACTCTACAAATAGTTATATAGGATTTTAATGCCATGAAGGATGAAGTACTGATAACGTAGGTCAGAATATAATTCTCCTGAATTATTAACGCACACAATTAATCAAATTTTCATAGAAAACTTCACCAAGACGTTTAGCTCAATTTTATGGTTTGTtactttaaagatttaaaaaatatatattatttattgcaatatacatgcatatatatatatttatattttcatataTGCAGAGTTTTCCGTCAAACTAGATATAAgcgtaaatttttttaataaagaaaTTAGTAATTACACAGGTTACATTTATTGAACATTGTTATGGAGTATGTATGCTCAACTTCCGCAATCTTTCAATTTTAATATTGTTtttcacatattttaatttaaaattaaattataccaataattattatatatagtatGATATAGTGACATATATCACTTGTAATATCAATCTCTTTatattttttagggtttatacttttttggaccctgtattttttcccattatctgtttggaccatgtgttttgacaaattactttttggaccctatgttttgtaaaatggttaaaatagaaccctaaactcaattttgatgaagaaaaaattgaatataacaacatagtttttaagcagaataattttatttttgttctgaattgttagcttggtaaattatttgtgattttagttgagaaaacattgacaaaaatcgggtttagggttctattttaaccattttacaaaatatagggttcaaaaagtaatttgtcaaaacacaaggtccaaacagataatgagaaaaaacacaggatccaaaaaggtataaaccctatatatttttttaagtgtgTAGATAAATGTTTTTTGGTTTAAAGGTTTCTTTTCTTAACTTTAAgcaaatattctaaatatttaactaaatatacttttaaaattaattaaaaataaatacttattaattatattaatataaattatacaaaactaaatatttaataattatattaacatgaattcacatgttataaaatattaatattacaataatgtataatatatataataaatacattatatataagtacCGTTTGTGTATAAATAGTATGactgtgtaactaaataagaaattagaataatatttactttatataaagaataaacaagtttcttcTTTAATCATTGCGCGATTTTTTAATAAATGTTTGTATATTAAATAAGGTACGTAATTTGAGATCTAAAAGattgtcatattattattattttaaaaaaacagaaacaatattttggtttaatttttcttttaatatgtttatgttattcttttatatataatattgtttatttatttaaaatttatatgataatcatataaatttaataaaataattaatagttaaaaaaaattaaactagtatatagtatatatatataggaatttTCTTAGGTATGTGCATTATTTTTGCCCCTACCATACGAGCGTTTTCCATTTTCAGCACTTGGAGAAATTATAATCCAATTGTTTTTTGCATGATGACAGAATTATAGTTATAAAAGTCATCCCgccaatttttaagaaatttcgtATAGTTTACGACGCCGAAATCATAGTTTAAACAGTCAGTTTTATGGGTGTCTGATTTTTTTATACGCACGCGTGAAAAACAGATCATTTTAACTCTGATTtcggcaccgtaaattattcaaatttttttaaaaattggtgGGGTGTCtgttataattataatgtacgtcatcatacaaaaaaaaattgtgatataATTTTTCCAAATACCGAAAATAAAAAATGCCCCTACAATAATGACAAAAGAGATACCCTACCTTCCCCTCTCtcagtatatatttatatatatgagctTAGGCCGATCCCACAGTACTCACTTTATATATTTGTTTTCAGGAAGGAATGTTGTGCCAAGTCACTTCTTGCTCAAAATCGAGTCATTTGCGTCTTTTTCAAAAGCCTCAGTAACTAAATACCGTTCTGAGTTTGAAGCCGGTGGCTACAAATGGTATTACTTTTACTTTAGTCAATTCTACACATATGTTTTACATCTATATACATAtaaatgatacatatatatatatatacacacactttTTGTTATGAAAGCAAAATGAAATGAACACACTAAGTTTGAAATAGGTGTGTGGATTACCTGATTTTGCTTTTGTACTATTGTAttacttttgttttaaagttaaaATATGATAATATTGTTCTTTTAGTGTATGCCAAACTTATTGGGATACATTCTTTCAAGGTTGACAATTTACTTCTCTTTTATATTTTGATTTCACTTACACTAGCATTATTAATGACAGGGAAATAAGTATCTTCCCAAATGGGGACAAGAAAAATGGCGGGGAAGATCATATTTCTGTTTTCTTGAGACTAATACACACCAATCTCCCTATTGGTTGGGAGGTCCATGCTATTTTTACCTTCTTTCTGTTTGATCAGATTAGGGACCAGTATGTTACTTGCCAAGGTACGTGCTCCCACCCATGATTAATATTTTACTTTATAACATATGATTTGGTTACTCAACTAAATAATATATTGTAAAAAAACTCATCATGGTAATGATTtaatcttatttttaaaaaaattgttataatTTTATCTTATTTATCTAGATATtattggtaaaaaaaaatcaatatttgcTTTTGTTTTctcataatttattttttaaaaaaattatcaattttctcttttttctttttctttttcttagtcTGATCCAATCCAATATTATCCTATTTTAATCTTTAAACTAGGcctataaaatttaattaaagaaaatcTACTACCAATAGTACTAATTAATAACTTGACTCTAGTTGAAATAGTTTGGTGTGTGAGTGTGTGGGAAGAATAAGGGGTTCTAATTTCGCTCTTAAAAATTAGTACTAATTAATAGGATATAATTTAAAGTTTACTTGATTAACTAAACATAACTTATAATTAGACCAAATTTTTTATAGTATATAAccttaaattttattaatacatGTACCTTAAATTTATTTCATTCACCATAATTATTAGTTACCGACGATGATCATCATTTTATTACTTTTCcccttatataatatataatcattttACACTACATCACACAAACATGCAAATTATGAGAGAGGTATATATACTCCCTATTACATGGCATATTTTGATTGGATGAAATTCATGTAGTAGCTAGTGATAtgaattatttatattaattttttgttgCAATGAGCAAATgtactatattatatatatatatatattgaacaagcctagttaaaataaatatatgtaatAATGTCTTTCATTTTTCTAATTCCTTCTTTGGTTAAGTACTGTAGATAATGCAAAAGTATTGCGGTTCCATGCAATGAAGACAAAATGGGGTATAACTAAATATATTGACCTTAAGACGTTCAACGATGGTTCCAATGGATACCTTGTCAATGGCATTTGTAGTTTTGGGGCAGAGGTTTTCGTGGTCAAAAACACAATCAAAGGAGATCATTTATCAATGATCGAGGACCCAATTAAATGCACTCATACTTGGAAAGTTGATGCTTTTTCAAATATAACCCAAGACCGGTATGAATCCGAACCATTTGTTGGTGGAGACTACATATGGTATGTACATATATAATTACAGACTACGGAACATGTTtatccaaaatatatatatatatatatgtatatttattcttatataatttttgttttatttgtaaaTTCTGAGCAGGAAAATTGTGCTTTATCCTGATGGGTTTGGAGAAGGGAAGGGAACCAACATTTCATTGTTTCTAAAATTGGATGTTTCAAGTCTTCCTCCAAACAGTAAGCTCTTTGTTAATTACGTTTTGCGTTTGAAGCACCAAGTTAATGGAAAGGATTTCGAGCAAACAGGTGAGCTCATGAGGGAGACTTCTCTATTTAATTTGATCCACATATACTTATTATTGATACATACGTTTTACTTTTAGTGTTTTAAGGTCtaataattttgaattataaaatGATAAAGGAACAATTTCTCAACTCTCTAATGTCTAAATTTTCTGACTTATGAATTCTTTTGCGACTTAAAATTTAAGAATTATGAGTTGTTTAATATTTACAATCCAATAAATAATAGataattttattaattcaaataatgcttggatggtaaattttttttatttaaaaaaatatatatataatattacgaGGAAATTACAATTTATACGAGCTTTTGAataaagtttacaaaaatataactttttttaaaaaaaaattattctgtgacattttttaagaaatttcacttttatgggtttaacTTCCCATAATTTTGTATAAAAATTTGTTTAtatcatagttttactcttagtCAAGTTTTTCATTTTTAGTTAGTTAGCAATTGGGTTTctcatagtttttttttctttaataaattttcttatacaagTTACGAAAAGTACAACcctatatttttgcacattaataacataaaagtCATATTTATAAAAAACTCCCTAATATTATAAATTGTTGTTGAGAATGATATTTGAACATCTCCTTTTAAAAAAACTATACAATAAATATATCATTATATATTAGactaaaattttatattttaaattatttaaatttgaatagaatataatatttttaaaacttATTATAATCAATTTTACTTAAATAATTAACCTTTTACACAATATTAGCATGAACGCACCCAACTAGTAGCAATCACATTTGAACTGGGGAATCAGCCCAATCCAATTCACGAATGATCCTTAATGAATTGGGCTTGAGCTGCACAGCGTGGCCCAATGGAAAAGAATAATGTAGGGCAGTTTTAACTTGAAAAGTACCCAGATTTAGGATTAGTTAACAAAAAATAGCTACTAATAACATTTAGTTGAATACTACCCACTTTTTTAATCACATTCTTCATATTACCCTTAAAACACTACTAGAAGTCCAATGTAAAAATCTCAATATTTGCCTCTGTCATGCTATTTAATTCCCTCTTTAAATAATTTTCTATCAGCTCCACTAGTTAAATATGAAATGAAAGGGGTATAATAGGTATGTTAATGAAATATTGGGTATTAAGGTCAAAATCTAAAATAATAGGTGAAAATAAAATAGGTTCCTTTAAATTGGGTACCACATCTAATTTCTACCAGTTTTTGTCAAGACACCTTTTAAACTGGTGTCTGTATTAGAAGAATTAGTAGTATGAGTTATCTTAACTTTATCACATGATCTTCTACATTAAAATTTCATTTTCTGTTATTGCACTTAATATTCTCTTAGTGAAAGTTAGTTTAAGCAAATATTTGCTTaagaattttattatttatttgcaATAAATATAGATTATGTGTTTGTGTACTCAAAATTTGATTGTGTTGCAGATAACAATCTTTTCCTATCGTCTAATGGATGGGGTTTTCGTCAATTCATGTCGCCGCCAAAGTTGAAACAAATCGAAAATGGATTTCTGTTGAATGATAGTTGCATCATCGAGGCTCAGTTTGAAGTGCTCGGATTAATTAAACAAGATTGATTATGTTACCAAAAAAAATAGTACATATATGTATTTacaatttgtatatatatatatatatatcataaaacaGTGATAGTTTAGTACATTTACATAATttatatcttttatatatatatatattattttagttCGTTATGATTATATTAAGGTAATAGAAACAAAAGGAATAAAATAgaactataaaaaaattattttttatagtttGTCCGAAAAAATCAACTGAGAGAATATTTTCAATTCAAAAAATTATGGGAAAATTACAAATTGTACGGTATTTGAGAAAAAAAGTCTAAATATACGGTTATATAAGTTTATTACAAATTTACGGTATAATTGTTATCTCTCCCATTTGTAACTTCTGCTTTAGTCTCCATCCACAAATTAATTCTTTGTTTTTGCTGAATCACCCATCCAATGATTCCAACAGTagtataaatgttttttttataatatgctacttttatatataaatatatatcaactAAATTTATTTTGTCTTTTTGCTAATATTTTCCATTTTTTTTGTCTTTGTAGTCTACATTTTTTTTCctatatctcttttttttttttttttttaatattttacttTATACTTGATATTTAAATAGGTTAACAAAGCATTATATAGACAAAACAATTATAATATTGCTTTAAGAAAACATATAATATTACTATTAAAAATAAACTTATTTTAATTAAGTCAATCAATAAATTAGTAATATATATGTTGAGAGATGTTATAAAAATAACAAaggataaataattaaaaaaaattgatcaaactaaataaatttatgttttatttattgctTTCGAATTCAATATCCATGAttactaaaaaaaatcaatatctaTGAGTTACATTAGTTATtggtttaataattatatattacaatataGTTAATGATcgtcacaatattattattttaatatttttaaattagaattataaatctttgttacaattatgctaataaaaattatataatgtttttgtaaatattagttacaaaatatattttctaattatAAAACTAGTTTAAGaaacttttgttacaaaaataaattttttagttacaatttaatctctttttaaactaattttttaaatattaattacaaaaatgtaaaaattgTTTACCATTTAATAATAgatgtttacaaatttgtaacaaataTTTACAATTGTAACAtgtatttacaaatttgtaatagattttcatatattttttatattttaatgtatttttgtagatttcccttaataaagtgttttataaataatgaatatcttaaatttatatttttgagttgtatagtataaataagatggttcctgtaattttttggtataatattataacaatatgaaaaaatatattatttttatgtaaattttggttacgatctcttaacaataaattattttcgtaaatgttagttacaaaaaataTCTTTCAAAGTTATGAAACTAAATTTGTAAACTATtggtacaaaaataaaaaatttagttacgaatttgttcgtaagttttatgtaaaaaaaaaatacaattctaaaactgatttttgtaaatattatttacaaacatgtaacagatgtttacaattttgtaacagatatttacaagtttgtaaacgttgatcacaaaaaattgtattttaccaCTTTTATTTACAATTTTTCCACTCCGTATTTACGCTTTTGCCACTCCGTGTTTTTGTCAAAAAAtttcgtatttttgtaatgtaccgtatttttcatattttttttaactcttagtgtatttttgtaaattacccaaaaattattatattctatttaagccgGACCGAACTTGAATTGGATTAAGCCCTAAGAAATATTAAAGATTAGAGTCATTGTTATATAAAGTTTTTAAATATTTatggtatttttcaaaataatttttaaaaaatagatcaTTGGGCTAAGGGGCCCTAAGCGTGGGTCTAGCCCACCTTAGCTCAAGGACGGCCCTTTAAGATTGGTAAAAATCCTACAACtacctaaaaaataaaaattatgatgtGTTGTGGGTCATAAAAGGTTATTACATCAATTATCTATTGAACGTAATAATTTGTGATGTATATAGAGTATAGCATCTCACATGGAAAATATTTAAGAATATTGAATTATTTATAAAGAATGTGGCCACTCCACTAACCATTAATTCGTTTTTAGATGAAACTTCATAATTCTTAATAATCTAAaagttagatttatgataatgcATAATAAGCATCAAAATAATTTTTGCTTTACCAAGAAATGTTCTTAAAATAAAGTACCATGAAGTTTTCATCTAACAATACAACAAAGCTAAATCAATGAGAAATAAAaatcaaaagtttttaataaatcaAAATTATTACAGTAAGAACAAAGTATTTTAATAGAATCAAATTGCAGCAACATCCCAGATGTAAAAATAATCACAACAACATCCTAGATCCACAAATAATCGCAATAAAATATAATCAACATAAATCTCTATTTTTCTCTTATCTGTTTCAACATCTTAGATTGACCAACAAAGTTAATACAAAAAACACAATATGGGCAGCAGTAGCATAGTTAAGGTTGTGATCTGTTTACTATAAGAAAAATGGCATTTGGTGTCAGTGCATTAAACTCACTATCAAAGTTTTCCATTGGTGAATAATTCCCACTATGCAAGCATGGATAgagacttgggggaaaatgttatgtCAACTTTTTTACACCATATTAAATTCATGTGGGCTCATAAATCTAAGCATGTGCTCAACTTCTAAGGGGATAACTTTCAAAAGAACTAGGACTCGAATAGCTAATAATGGGTGCTCAAGCCTAGCGATAGCATAAGAAGAGCTTATGTTTTTTTACACAGAGCCGATGCTCAAATACAATACTACAAAAAAGCTTTTTGTGCGGGTTATTGCACCACATGTATACATAGTACAATAGGACTGGAGGAAAAAATTGGAGCTTATAGTGCCATGCTATACGTGGTGCCAAAAATTCTTTTTACGCCACATATAACATGGTGCCATAAGCcccactttttaaaaaaaaaatcatatatatataatcacatcctaagaaaaaaaaaacaaaatacaaaaactaTCAATTATAAAATGTAAGGAAACAATCAAAGAATGAAAGAAACATGTGTATATAAGCCAACATTTCAAACATATAATACTTTGTATCAAAGCcaaccaaaataaaaatattttgatgaaagatgataaaaaaaaaatgcagtaTCCAAAATGAAAGGACGTGCATGCCGAGCCCCTCTGCTTGTAAGCCCTCGTTACTGGATCTGCACTGCCCCTTCACGATGCCAGACCTGCATGGCTGCACGGActtgaaaatgaaagaaaagagagagagatttACCTTGTTGTCGACTCCCCCTTACTATCCTCGACGACTCCCAACCACTTGTAAGAGAAAAAAAGGGTGAGAGTGAGAGAAAAAGAGAGTTAGAGACAAGAGgagtgagagagagctgagatgAGAGGAGATGATAGCAACAGAAGAGGGTGGAGAAAATGAGAAAAAGATGGAAATAGGGTTAAGTATGGGCTGGGctcctattttttatttttaaaaaatttgcacCTTTTGTGCCATGCTAAATGTGGCTCCAAAAGCCATAACTTCTCTTGTGCCATGATGCAGATTTTGTGCCTTGGGTTTTGTGGTACAAAAGGTAAGTTATTACTCCACGGTTTGCATGGAGTAATAACTCCACAATAATGTTTTTACTCCACGACTTACTATTAGTGTGTGTGCACATTCAACAATATATAAAAGCATGGGTTAgtccactcatcaccaattgaTCTTGAGATGAACCCTATGCCACTTAGACATTTCATCCTATGCCAATACTTTCAATAATTATTGTCCACGCGTATAGTCCTTCCTTTCACATCTCACTATCTGAACTACATTATacttgttgacgcagtttttcgccaacagttatcaagagaagaaaaatgatcactcctttttacgtggttcggaggttaaaatcccctagtccacgagtcaatattattactgtttctctctcttgctatttttacagagtatttgcctTACAAGAAGAATCAAACCCTTTGCAttgcccagggtcttggtatttataggagaatgatctctgagtaggcatttgggtcatc
The genomic region above belongs to Humulus lupulus chromosome 1, drHumLupu1.1, whole genome shotgun sequence and contains:
- the LOC133805714 gene encoding uncharacterized protein LOC133805714 — its product is MTSRINRSPDHSSSSSSADEDDRQDVFSLLMGVFDHDDEDDDDQDEISDEEIEVSSESGSPPRRSESEEIESSNNINNGGRAVIPFGLLPLLLPLLQAGFLRGPVAPPRPAVGPIPPLQVPPPPNAHGHVLSPSPTPTPTLHRRNVVPSHFLLKIESFASFSKASVTKYRSEFEAGGYKWEISIFPNGDKKNGGEDHISVFLRLIHTNLPIGWEVHAIFTFFLFDQIRDQYVTCQDNAKVLRFHAMKTKWGITKYIDLKTFNDGSNGYLVNGICSFGAEVFVVKNTIKGDHLSMIEDPIKCTHTWKVDAFSNITQDRYESEPFVGGDYIWKIVLYPDGFGEGKGTNISLFLKLDVSSLPPNSKLFVNYVLRLKHQVNGKDFEQTDNNLFLSSNGWGFRQFMSPPKLKQIENGFLLNDSCIIEAQFEVLGLIKQD